In the genome of uncultured Fusobacterium sp., one region contains:
- a CDS encoding RNA-binding domain-containing protein — MRVIPMKENLTTEFKSDKKRYPDNLLIEELVGMANTKGGELYLGVEDNGEITGVHKVHEDINGLKALVANMTVPSLSVRAEILYEDGKKVLKIEIPMSRSIIATTSGKLLKRRLKIDGSPENVPMYPYEINTRLSELSLLDFSGQILSGAKIEDLDPNERIRLKKIIELRHGDSLLLELEDEELDKALQLVKEENGQLFPTVTGMLLIGKEKRLIELMPTAKSVFQVLDGTIVRKNEEFSKPLLETFEIFEENFKVWNPETEIENGLFRIPVPEFSYNAFREALVNAFCHRDYSMLGSVRLAITDEGMTISSPGGFIDGVNLKNLLTVEPHGRNQTLANALKRIGLAERTGRGIDRIFEGSIIYGRPWPDYSESSTTIVKVFIQKAKPNIPFLRMIYEAGKRNGKSLSINSLLILSLIEFERKVTLQGIIQKINLTETRIKANINKLIEEGLIEEIGSRKNKEYILSKSVYMENNNSIGYVRQSGIDAIRHEEMVLKLVKESNNGVRREEVSELLNVSKDKAYLVLKKLVESNKIELIGKGRGAKYFYKK, encoded by the coding sequence ATGAGAGTAATTCCAATGAAAGAAAATTTAACTACTGAATTTAAAAGTGATAAAAAAAGATATCCAGATAATTTATTAATAGAAGAGCTTGTTGGAATGGCTAATACTAAAGGTGGAGAACTGTACTTAGGAGTAGAGGATAATGGAGAGATAACAGGAGTTCATAAGGTTCATGAAGATATAAATGGACTTAAAGCTTTAGTAGCAAATATGACAGTTCCATCATTAAGTGTAAGAGCAGAAATATTATACGAAGATGGAAAAAAAGTTTTAAAAATAGAAATTCCAATGAGTAGAAGTATAATTGCTACAACTTCTGGTAAATTATTAAAAAGAAGATTAAAAATAGATGGTAGCCCAGAGAATGTACCTATGTATCCTTATGAAATAAATACAAGATTATCAGAACTTAGTTTATTGGATTTTTCAGGTCAAATATTATCAGGAGCTAAAATAGAAGATTTAGATCCAAATGAAAGAATAAGGTTAAAAAAAATTATAGAGTTAAGACATGGAGATAGCCTTTTATTAGAATTAGAAGATGAAGAGTTAGACAAGGCTCTTCAATTAGTAAAAGAAGAGAATGGACAATTATTTCCAACTGTAACAGGAATGTTGCTTATTGGAAAAGAAAAGAGACTCATAGAATTAATGCCTACAGCAAAATCTGTATTTCAAGTTTTAGATGGAACTATTGTAAGAAAAAACGAGGAATTTTCAAAGCCATTATTAGAAACATTTGAAATCTTTGAAGAAAATTTCAAAGTATGGAATCCAGAAACTGAAATAGAGAATGGATTATTTAGAATACCTGTTCCAGAATTTTCGTATAATGCCTTTAGAGAAGCATTAGTAAATGCTTTTTGCCATAGAGATTATTCAATGTTAGGAAGTGTTAGATTAGCTATTACAGATGAAGGAATGACTATAAGTAGTCCTGGAGGATTTATAGATGGAGTAAATTTAAAAAATCTTTTGACAGTGGAACCTCATGGAAGAAATCAAACATTGGCTAATGCTTTAAAAAGAATAGGACTAGCAGAAAGAACAGGAAGAGGAATAGATCGTATTTTTGAAGGATCTATAATTTATGGACGTCCATGGCCTGATTATTCAGAATCTAGTACAACTATAGTAAAAGTATTTATTCAAAAGGCTAAACCTAATATACCTTTTTTAAGAATGATTTATGAAGCTGGAAAAAGAAATGGAAAAAGTTTATCAATCAATTCCCTATTGATTCTTTCGTTAATTGAATTTGAACGTAAAGTAACTTTACAAGGAATTATCCAAAAAATAAACCTAACAGAAACTAGAATAAAAGCTAATATTAATAAATTGATAGAGGAAGGATTAATTGAGGAAATTGGCAGTAGAAAGAATAAAGAATATATACTAAGCAAAAGTGTGTACATGGAAAATAATAATTCTATTGGATATGTACGTCAAAGTGGGATAGATGCTATAAGACATGAAGAAATGGTTTTAAAGTTGGTTAAAGAAAGTAATAATGGAGTAAGAAGAGAGGAAGTTTCTGAATTACTTAACGTTTCAAAAGATAAAGCATATTTAGTACTAAAAAAATTAGTTGAGAGTAATAAAATAGAACTTATTGGAAAAGGAAGAGGAGCAAAATATTTTTATAAAAAGTAA